The SAR324 cluster bacterium genome window below encodes:
- a CDS encoding glycosyltransferase family 9 protein has product MKNRASSFPARILVIRFSSLGDLVLTTPVFREIKKIAPECHVTLLTSRGFGEILCNNPYIDDYLFHPRKESWSELQQLIQRLKQQQFDLIYDLHGSLRSRWICWNLRGFGTKHDVTVWRFPKRNLKRNLLVHARINLLKNALSQREYYLQPLQRETGSRLASHTELYPSDKDRQTIQELMRQHGLRTGTFVCAGPSASFPLKQWPLAYFQELIRNLLMRQDRIVLIGGPGEPEAEKLEAHFGEQVINLSGKLSPLATAALLRHARFLVSNDTSLGHMAEAVGTPAMLIFGPTVREFGFAPFLLQSRLIESQLPCRPCSKTGKGHCKLTPPLQCMTDITPDQVLTVIDAFHDKISATIVDEFPAR; this is encoded by the coding sequence ATGAAAAACAGAGCCTCCTCATTTCCTGCAAGAATTCTTGTCATTCGCTTCAGCTCACTCGGAGACCTTGTCCTGACAACTCCGGTGTTTCGTGAAATTAAAAAAATTGCGCCTGAATGCCATGTCACATTGCTCACCTCCCGGGGCTTTGGCGAAATCCTGTGCAACAACCCCTACATTGATGACTACCTGTTTCATCCACGCAAAGAATCCTGGTCAGAGCTACAGCAACTCATTCAACGCCTGAAACAACAACAATTTGATCTGATTTATGATCTGCATGGCTCTCTTCGCAGTCGCTGGATCTGCTGGAATTTGAGGGGTTTCGGCACAAAACATGATGTCACAGTCTGGCGATTTCCCAAACGGAACCTGAAACGGAACCTGCTGGTCCATGCCCGAATCAACCTGCTCAAAAACGCCCTTTCCCAACGTGAATATTATTTGCAACCGCTTCAACGTGAAACGGGATCACGCCTGGCCAGTCATACCGAACTTTATCCGTCAGACAAGGATCGTCAAACCATTCAGGAGCTGATGCGGCAACATGGTCTGCGGACAGGCACGTTTGTTTGTGCCGGACCATCAGCATCGTTTCCCTTGAAACAATGGCCGCTGGCATATTTTCAGGAACTGATTCGGAATCTCCTCATGCGCCAGGACAGGATTGTGTTGATCGGTGGCCCGGGAGAACCTGAAGCAGAAAAACTGGAAGCTCATTTCGGCGAACAGGTGATCAATCTTTCCGGGAAGCTATCGCCGTTGGCAACAGCCGCTTTATTGCGACATGCCCGGTTTCTCGTCAGCAATGACACGTCCCTGGGACACATGGCGGAAGCGGTAGGAACTCCGGCAATGCTCATTTTCGGCCCAACCGTCCGGGAATTTGGCTTTGCGCCCTTTTTACTGCAAAGCCGGTTGATTGAATCTCAACTGCCCTGCCGTCCCTGTAGCAAAACGGGTAAAGGCCACTGTAAGCTGACTCCACCCTTGCAATGCATGACGGACATCACACCCGATCAGGTTCTCACCGTTATTGACGCGTTCCATGATAAAATATCAGCAACTATAGTTGATGAATTTCCTGCCAGATGA
- a CDS encoding TldD/PmbA family protein, with product MIAEYKELAREIIEFSRKQGAEQVTVTLGSAVSFQVEIREQKIELLKDARSTGVHVIVAKDQKRSSVSSNDLRIEVLKPLIIDTLGSLPFMGEDPFYCLPDPELQGRAEGNLDFVDPAYESYEASEKIRQAMELEQKVLKLDARLNSEQSYYTDSISHSVYADSNGFADGNTKNIFNIGISAFVEDHDPAGINTARKQTDGWYSCNRRYHKLDSLDKIAEITRERVLRKIGAVKPKSTEVPVVFSPEMARSFIGNLAGALMGENVFRKHSFLADKLNESIASSEIYLMDDPLMPEKLGSRYFDSEGVKAKPLVLIEEGTLKNYMLSTYSAKKMGMTTTGHASGISNLLLRPGNVTEQELIESVKDGLYLTFMSGQGANLTTGDYSRGAQGIWIRNGKLAEPVNEFTIASTFMDMLRNIHMIADEIDDRSSILAPAFKVEKMSISGA from the coding sequence GTGATTGCGGAATATAAGGAACTGGCACGGGAAATTATTGAGTTTTCAAGAAAACAGGGTGCGGAACAGGTGACCGTAACGCTGGGCAGCGCGGTGTCGTTTCAGGTTGAAATCAGGGAACAAAAAATCGAATTGCTGAAAGACGCACGCTCAACCGGCGTCCATGTCATTGTCGCAAAAGACCAGAAACGATCCTCCGTTTCATCCAATGATTTAAGAATTGAGGTCTTGAAACCGTTGATCATTGACACCCTCGGATCATTGCCCTTTATGGGCGAAGATCCGTTTTACTGCCTGCCTGATCCAGAACTCCAGGGTCGTGCGGAAGGCAATCTGGATTTTGTGGATCCTGCTTATGAGTCGTATGAGGCCTCAGAAAAAATCAGGCAGGCGATGGAACTCGAACAGAAAGTGCTGAAACTGGATGCGCGTCTCAATTCCGAACAATCCTATTACACCGACAGTATCTCTCATTCGGTCTATGCGGACAGTAACGGTTTTGCGGATGGAAACACCAAAAACATCTTCAATATCGGCATCTCGGCCTTTGTGGAAGACCATGATCCCGCGGGAATCAATACCGCACGGAAACAGACCGATGGCTGGTACAGTTGCAATCGCCGCTATCACAAACTGGATTCTCTCGACAAAATCGCGGAAATCACCCGTGAACGGGTTTTGCGAAAAATCGGAGCGGTCAAGCCAAAGAGCACGGAAGTTCCAGTGGTTTTCAGCCCCGAAATGGCACGCAGTTTCATTGGCAATCTGGCGGGCGCGCTCATGGGAGAAAATGTGTTCCGGAAACATTCTTTTCTGGCGGACAAGCTCAATGAATCCATTGCGAGTTCAGAAATTTATCTGATGGATGATCCACTGATGCCTGAAAAACTCGGGAGCCGTTATTTTGACAGTGAGGGTGTTAAAGCCAAACCGCTGGTGCTGATTGAGGAAGGCACCCTGAAAAATTACATGCTGTCCACGTATTCCGCAAAAAAAATGGGAATGACCACCACCGGCCATGCCAGCGGAATCTCCAATCTGCTGTTGCGACCGGGCAATGTGACAGAACAGGAACTGATTGAAAGTGTGAAAGATGGATTGTACCTGACTTTCATGTCAGGTCAGGGGGCCAACCTGACCACAGGAGATTATTCAAGGGGGGCGCAGGGAATCTGGATTCGTAATGGAAAACTGGCGGAACCGGTCAATGAATTCACCATCGCCAGCACTTTCATGGACATGCTACGAAATATCCACATGATTGCCGATGAAATTGATGACCGCAGTTCTATTCTTGCACCGGCATTCAAGGTGGAAAAAATGTCTATCAGTGGCGCATGA
- the tldD gene encoding metalloprotease TldD (responsible for the proteolytic maturation of the E. coli pMccB17 plasmid-encoded microcin B17, an exported protein that targets the essential topoisomerase II DNA gyrase; degrades the E. coli plasmid F-encoded CcdA) yields the protein MSYSPSGIFEKQMGVDDAVMRRVLSEALRNGGDYADLYFEYTFRNSVVMEERIIKNSSRAVITGVGIRVLKGDQTGYAYSESLDIKPMLEAARSAAAIASGGAVNLANAFRFNEKIPHNYYPVVHSVTDMDLTRKIKLIQRTEEIAHDHDPRIIKVTASVSDTLRLIQIATSEGLIVRDSRPMFRLNVHCVAQEDKHIQSASAGVGGRYGTEFLEEADHATLIARDAASKALLLLSAKQAPSGMMPVILGPAQSGILLHEAVGHPLEADFNRKGTSAYSGRLGEKVASELCNIYDAGIIPFDRGAINMDDEGNLPGENVLIEKGILRGYMHDRISSAHFNTPATGNGRRESYAHYPLPRMTVTYLANGESEPQDIIASVKRGIYCESFNGGQVDISNGDFVFVPTIAYMVEDGKMTYPIKNFTLIGNGPDAMSRVTMVGNDFAFSEGIWTCGKDGQSVPVGVGLPTVLISELTVGGM from the coding sequence ATGTCCTATTCTCCATCAGGAATTTTTGAAAAACAGATGGGAGTTGATGACGCTGTGATGCGCCGTGTTCTGTCAGAGGCCTTGAGAAATGGTGGTGATTACGCTGATTTGTATTTTGAGTATACCTTCCGTAATTCAGTCGTCATGGAAGAACGAATCATTAAAAATTCTTCCAGAGCCGTGATCACAGGGGTTGGAATCCGTGTGCTGAAAGGCGATCAGACCGGCTATGCCTACAGTGAATCGCTGGATATCAAACCGATGCTGGAGGCCGCGCGTTCCGCCGCCGCCATTGCTTCCGGCGGTGCTGTCAACCTGGCGAACGCCTTTCGCTTCAATGAAAAAATTCCACACAATTATTATCCGGTGGTTCATTCAGTGACAGACATGGACCTCACCCGGAAGATCAAACTGATTCAACGCACCGAAGAAATTGCCCATGATCATGACCCACGGATTATCAAAGTGACGGCATCCGTGTCTGACACCCTGAGATTGATCCAGATCGCAACGTCTGAAGGCTTGATTGTCCGTGATTCCAGGCCGATGTTCCGGTTGAATGTCCATTGTGTGGCCCAGGAAGACAAACATATCCAGTCCGCCAGTGCCGGAGTCGGTGGACGCTATGGCACAGAGTTTCTGGAAGAGGCAGATCATGCAACATTGATCGCCCGTGACGCCGCCTCAAAAGCACTGTTGCTGTTGAGCGCCAAACAGGCCCCTTCCGGAATGATGCCCGTGATTTTAGGTCCCGCACAATCAGGTATTCTGTTGCATGAGGCGGTCGGACATCCGCTGGAAGCTGATTTTAACCGCAAAGGCACCTCGGCCTATAGTGGCCGTCTTGGTGAAAAAGTAGCCTCTGAATTGTGTAACATTTATGACGCGGGAATCATTCCGTTTGACAGAGGCGCGATCAATATGGACGATGAAGGCAATTTGCCCGGAGAAAACGTGCTGATTGAAAAAGGCATATTGCGGGGATACATGCATGATCGCATCAGTTCAGCTCATTTCAACACACCCGCAACCGGCAACGGTCGGCGTGAATCCTATGCGCACTATCCGTTGCCACGCATGACTGTGACCTATCTGGCAAATGGCGAATCTGAACCGCAGGACATCATTGCTTCCGTCAAACGCGGGATTTATTGTGAATCGTTCAATGGCGGGCAGGTCGATATTTCCAATGGAGATTTTGTGTTTGTTCCCACCATCGCGTACATGGTGGAAGACGGGAAAATGACCTACCCCATCAAAAATTTTACTCTGATCGGAAATGGTCCTGACGCCATGTCACGGGTAACAATGGTCGGAAATGATTTCGCGTTCAGTGAAGGCATCTGGACCTGCGGAAAAGACGGACAGAGTGTTCCGGTAGGTGTCGGGTTGCCAACAGTATTGATTTCAGAGCTTACAGTAGGAGGCATGTGA
- the lpxB gene encoding lipid-A-disaccharide synthase — protein MKLFMVAGEASGDSHGAALIRELKQRQPQLEFYGVGGPKMIQAGFRSIVPINQLQVHGLIEVLRHLPRMFRILKQLKQSLSFEKPEAAILIDYPGFNLKLAGHIKHIGIPVIFFNSPQVWAWRAGRLKTIVQVVDKMVVLFPFEEPIYRKLGMNVTFVGHPLLDEGIPQDQVQQFREPFHASGNSPLITIAPGSRPGEITRIMPVLAEAMVLLHQRFRQVRFLLPVSETLPVSLIEQYLENKSLPVSVLPGKFLECIYSADAAVVCSGTATLQTGLARIPFVIVYKVSALSFWIAKKLAKIQFIGMVNILAGRKIVEELLQNDLKAEAVFHEVVQLLEDRDYRQTMIGSLEEIRHVLGETGAYSRSADCMIEFLDHAEKLSSSTNV, from the coding sequence ATGAAACTGTTTATGGTTGCGGGTGAAGCCTCCGGCGATTCGCATGGAGCCGCTCTGATTCGTGAATTGAAACAACGACAGCCTCAACTGGAATTTTATGGTGTGGGCGGTCCCAAAATGATCCAGGCCGGATTTCGATCCATTGTGCCGATCAATCAACTTCAGGTCCATGGACTGATTGAAGTCTTGCGGCATCTGCCCCGCATGTTCCGTATTCTCAAACAACTGAAACAGTCCTTGTCCTTCGAAAAACCGGAGGCGGCCATTCTTATCGATTATCCCGGGTTTAATTTAAAACTGGCGGGACATATCAAACATATCGGCATTCCTGTCATTTTCTTTAACAGTCCCCAGGTTTGGGCCTGGAGAGCAGGCCGCCTCAAAACAATTGTGCAGGTGGTTGACAAGATGGTGGTTTTGTTTCCTTTCGAAGAACCAATTTACCGGAAACTGGGCATGAATGTCACCTTTGTCGGTCATCCCCTGCTGGATGAAGGGATCCCACAGGATCAGGTGCAACAGTTCAGGGAACCGTTCCATGCCAGTGGAAACTCACCACTGATCACCATTGCGCCGGGAAGCCGTCCCGGTGAAATCACCCGAATCATGCCTGTGTTGGCAGAGGCCATGGTTCTGTTGCATCAACGGTTCCGTCAGGTCCGGTTCCTGCTCCCGGTTTCTGAGACACTGCCAGTTTCCCTGATTGAGCAATATCTCGAAAACAAGTCTTTACCGGTAAGCGTGCTTCCGGGAAAATTTCTGGAATGTATTTATAGCGCGGACGCGGCGGTCGTTTGTTCTGGAACAGCCACACTTCAGACAGGATTGGCCAGGATTCCGTTTGTGATTGTTTACAAGGTTTCCGCCCTGAGTTTCTGGATTGCCAAAAAACTCGCTAAAATCCAATTTATTGGCATGGTCAACATTCTTGCCGGCCGCAAAATTGTTGAGGAATTGCTTCAGAACGATCTCAAAGCCGAGGCCGTGTTCCATGAGGTGGTCCAACTGCTGGAAGACCGGGATTACCGGCAAACTATGATTGGAAGTCTTGAGGAGATTCGCCATGTACTCGGCGAAACTGGCGCTTATTCACGTTCCGCCGACTGCATGATTGAATTTCTTGATCATGCGGAAAAACTATCTAGTTCCACCAACGTTTAA
- a CDS encoding DUF3782 domain-containing protein: MTDEELKELVASLAIAQQETDRQLKEKFGETDRQLKEKFGETDRQLKELSKNIGGLSNKFGTFTEAMAFPSMSRIMEEQFGMDTFTTRLKRKKAGEHAEVDAIAYTNGKVNELYVIEVKSALDKREVKQVIKTLKRFREFFPEFAEKTIKGVVAYVDAQESAKDAVLKAGLFLAAIHDGLFSMETPADFKPQLF; the protein is encoded by the coding sequence ATGACTGACGAGGAACTCAAGGAACTGGTGGCCAGTCTGGCCATTGCCCAACAGGAAACAGATCGCCAACTTAAAGAAAAATTTGGTGAAACAGATCGCCAACTCAAAGAAAAATTTGGTGAAACAGATCGCCAACTCAAGGAATTATCCAAAAATATTGGTGGTTTGAGCAACAAATTTGGCACCTTTACCGAAGCCATGGCGTTTCCTTCCATGTCCAGAATCATGGAAGAACAGTTTGGCATGGATACCTTCACAACAAGGTTGAAACGCAAAAAAGCTGGAGAACACGCTGAAGTGGATGCCATTGCCTACACCAACGGCAAAGTCAATGAACTGTATGTCATCGAAGTTAAAAGCGCGCTGGATAAGCGCGAGGTGAAACAGGTGATCAAAACCCTGAAACGCTTTCGTGAGTTTTTTCCTGAATTCGCAGAAAAAACCATTAAGGGCGTGGTGGCGTATGTGGACGCGCAGGAATCCGCCAAGGATGCTGTTTTGAAAGCTGGTTTGTTTCTGGCCGCTATCCACGATGGCCTGTTTTCCATGGAAACCCCTGCCGATTTCAAACCGCAACTTTTCTGA
- a CDS encoding DUF3144 domain-containing protein: MTTWTPEHQQIAKIHDHLTNAFIELANQLQESYSPALIASAINMAGATYAVHSIHLLEGEVSEEKQEELIEVYRTRLEQALENYQIEE, from the coding sequence ATGACTACATGGACTCCAGAACATCAGCAAATCGCCAAAATTCATGACCATCTGACCAACGCCTTTATTGAACTGGCCAATCAGCTTCAGGAAAGTTACAGCCCCGCGTTGATTGCCTCCGCCATCAATATGGCAGGAGCAACCTATGCGGTTCATTCCATTCATCTGCTGGAAGGTGAGGTGAGTGAGGAAAAACAGGAAGAACTCATTGAAGTTTACCGTACTCGATTGGAGCAGGCCCTGGAAAATTACCAGATTGAAGAATGA
- a CDS encoding PAS domain S-box protein — protein sequence MLMPIDLPTLAFIHGIINILQVLVLVAQYRINKTHQGTGWLALGQTLLSVGFVFNLLRHHPNFGLIAIVSNNILFLGGFLFIHTGFLRFMDQREQCRPLLLFFTLAILITIYFTYIQNDLTIRRINISVAIALVCFLIVRSLWLYKKNSFTTSARFLIVVFLINGGLFSLRAITPLMGGVNGGLFSDSEVQVTTFMVTLITSTLWIFGFILMVNQRLTAEIQESKEELELFFNTNPDSVLVTRLDDGYILSVNDGFSALFGFSRSEVIGKTALELNIWKNPKDRQKTVETLKDKGKIQNLEFQFQSKDGSHFIGIMSARIINLQGNPHIISVTHDITRRKQVEEALQQSEARYRLISENAADVIWTMDPYKGQFTYVSPSVKKLRGYTPEEIMVQPVNEALTPESQKVVETTLREGMTKFLTRNLKSHITSTEVDQPCKDGSIVNTEVTTNIVRNSLGDVEIIGVSRDITNRKLLQKQLEQKTQLMEAELHLAAEFQKAVLPSFPQVSFLNFYSLYLPSREVSGDLYDFSINRDGAVNVFIGDATGHGISAAFMTMITQIGLDSISPHLSTNKTLQLLNRLLFKKTKAEKAVTGIYLRIFPEGRLQTCNAGHPGLILLPADGSPERSMKTGGLPLGMFDNPAFDYQEESDHLMPGDRIFLYTDGITEWQNLQTEQFGRRRLIRFLKQHQNSSLQELSEHLISHLKKWSPNTPWDDDITLLCFEYSPAVQTQP from the coding sequence ATGCTTATGCCTATTGACCTTCCAACTCTTGCGTTTATCCATGGCATTATCAATATCTTGCAGGTTCTTGTCCTTGTCGCCCAATATCGGATCAATAAAACCCATCAGGGAACTGGCTGGTTGGCGCTAGGGCAGACCCTGTTATCAGTGGGTTTTGTCTTCAATCTCTTGCGCCATCACCCTAACTTTGGTTTGATTGCGATAGTTTCAAATAACATCCTGTTCCTGGGGGGCTTTCTGTTTATCCATACAGGATTCCTTCGATTTATGGATCAGAGAGAGCAATGTCGGCCCCTCCTTCTGTTCTTTACTCTGGCGATCCTGATCACAATTTATTTCACCTACATCCAAAATGATTTAACGATTCGCCGCATCAACATATCCGTTGCGATAGCCCTGGTTTGCTTTCTGATTGTCAGAAGCCTGTGGCTTTACAAAAAAAATTCTTTCACAACGTCTGCCCGGTTCCTCATCGTAGTGTTTTTGATCAATGGGGGATTATTTAGCTTGCGGGCCATAACACCTCTGATGGGCGGTGTAAACGGTGGCCTCTTTAGTGATTCAGAAGTTCAGGTCACCACCTTTATGGTAACCTTGATCACCAGTACCCTATGGATCTTTGGTTTTATTTTAATGGTCAATCAACGATTGACTGCGGAAATTCAGGAATCCAAGGAAGAGTTGGAACTGTTTTTCAATACCAACCCCGATTCCGTCCTGGTGACACGTCTGGATGATGGCTATATTTTAAGTGTCAATGATGGATTCTCCGCATTGTTTGGATTTTCGCGGTCTGAGGTGATTGGCAAAACAGCCCTGGAGTTGAATATCTGGAAGAATCCAAAAGATCGGCAGAAGACGGTTGAAACCTTGAAAGACAAAGGGAAAATTCAAAATCTGGAGTTCCAGTTCCAAAGCAAAGATGGCAGTCATTTCATCGGAATCATGTCCGCCAGAATCATTAATTTGCAAGGGAATCCCCATATTATCAGTGTTACCCATGATATCACCAGGCGCAAGCAGGTGGAAGAAGCTCTACAGCAGAGTGAGGCACGTTATCGGCTTATTTCTGAAAATGCGGCTGACGTCATCTGGACGATGGATCCCTATAAGGGACAGTTCACCTATGTCAGCCCTTCCGTAAAAAAATTAAGAGGATACACTCCGGAAGAAATCATGGTTCAACCCGTAAATGAGGCACTGACTCCAGAATCACAGAAGGTCGTAGAAACTACGTTACGTGAGGGGATGACTAAATTTCTGACCAGAAATTTGAAAAGTCACATCACCTCAACAGAAGTAGATCAACCGTGTAAAGATGGCTCCATCGTCAATACTGAAGTGACCACAAATATTGTTCGCAATTCGCTTGGAGATGTGGAAATCATCGGTGTGAGTCGCGATATCACCAACCGCAAACTTCTCCAGAAACAGCTTGAACAAAAAACTCAATTGATGGAAGCCGAACTGCATCTGGCGGCTGAATTTCAAAAAGCAGTACTGCCCTCCTTTCCACAGGTATCCTTTCTGAATTTTTATTCCCTATATCTCCCATCAAGAGAGGTTTCAGGGGATCTCTATGATTTTTCCATAAACCGGGATGGTGCCGTGAATGTTTTTATCGGAGATGCTACCGGTCATGGAATTTCTGCCGCCTTCATGACCATGATAACCCAAATCGGACTAGACAGTATTTCTCCTCACCTCTCCACAAACAAAACGCTCCAACTCCTGAACAGGTTGTTATTTAAAAAAACAAAGGCCGAAAAAGCCGTGACAGGAATCTATCTGCGAATTTTCCCGGAGGGTCGATTGCAGACATGTAATGCCGGACATCCCGGATTGATTCTTCTGCCGGCAGATGGCTCTCCGGAAAGAAGTATGAAAACAGGCGGGCTTCCTTTGGGAATGTTTGACAATCCAGCCTTTGATTATCAGGAAGAATCCGATCATCTGATGCCAGGCGATCGAATTTTTCTGTATACGGATGGCATCACCGAATGGCAAAATCTCCAAACCGAACAATTTGGAAGGCGACGCCTCATCAGATTTCTCAAACAACACCAGAATTCTTCCCTTCAGGAACTCAGTGAACACTTGATATCCCATCTCAAAAAATGGTCCCCCAATACTCCTTGGGATGATGACATTACATTACTGTGTTTTGAATATTCCCCGGCGGTTCAGACCCAGCCATGA
- a CDS encoding VWA domain-containing protein translates to MKDGSTYLIPENITRLSIVSDTVDGALFQDTSGHVHGFVTTLDMSATAATTASGAMDLIIPTLQQSLGITSGESILAVAVATSSAGKTTGGAVNGNYSVPLATATTGHELVLKILESLGIKNFQVSGTVVNGSATQAFRLQVSLLYRNAADVLLAAAVVPTTNYDVYQGLINGAVNFTNIINYGITLKTTRNIFTAGERIQKADFLMVVDNSGSMNEEQVAVANNATNFFTKLANAGLDFMIGVITTGPTYKAASEIDLDGDILRGTGFTKDKASFETAVKVGIDGSGIESGLYFAEKSLLAGGTVVTAGYPRSGATLSVIFISDERDQYSSYGSNAAFNFESNLFVDNGYLAHAIVADPDTGCSGTGGNASGSEDYKKLVNKTGGTYGNICQADYGATLDIIIQQARGGRYQLTEKDVPYSRIQVTVNGVEILPLSGENGFLYNFASRTITFFGTAIPQEGAEVIVTYKYPQLNPGFLNLPENTEPLERQKNH, encoded by the coding sequence ATGAAGGATGGTAGCACCTATCTGATTCCGGAAAACATAACCCGGCTTTCGATTGTAAGCGACACTGTGGATGGTGCCCTGTTTCAGGATACCAGCGGGCATGTTCATGGTTTTGTCACAACCCTGGATATGAGTGCGACTGCCGCGACAACTGCCAGTGGAGCCATGGATCTGATCATCCCGACACTGCAACAGTCTTTGGGGATCACCTCGGGAGAAAGCATCCTCGCTGTCGCTGTAGCCACATCAAGCGCTGGTAAAACAACTGGCGGTGCCGTGAATGGAAACTACTCGGTTCCTCTGGCCACAGCCACAACCGGTCATGAACTTGTCCTCAAAATTCTGGAATCTCTGGGCATAAAAAACTTTCAGGTTTCCGGCACTGTCGTGAATGGTTCTGCCACTCAAGCCTTCCGCTTGCAAGTCTCGCTGCTTTATCGCAACGCCGCCGACGTACTCCTTGCCGCGGCGGTTGTTCCAACCACAAATTATGACGTTTATCAGGGCCTGATCAATGGAGCCGTCAATTTTACAAATATCATTAATTATGGAATCACATTGAAGACAACCCGGAATATCTTCACTGCTGGAGAACGGATTCAGAAAGCGGATTTTCTCATGGTTGTTGATAACTCCGGAAGCATGAACGAAGAACAAGTGGCCGTGGCCAACAATGCCACTAATTTTTTCACCAAGCTGGCCAATGCCGGACTGGATTTCATGATCGGTGTGATCACTACGGGTCCAACATACAAAGCCGCTTCAGAAATTGATTTGGATGGAGACATTCTGCGCGGAACAGGTTTCACCAAGGATAAAGCCAGTTTTGAGACAGCGGTTAAAGTTGGTATTGACGGCTCGGGAATCGAGTCCGGACTATACTTTGCCGAGAAATCGCTATTAGCCGGGGGGACTGTGGTAACGGCAGGATATCCACGGTCAGGCGCTACGCTATCCGTGATTTTTATCAGCGATGAACGAGATCAGTATTCATCCTACGGTTCGAATGCCGCCTTCAATTTTGAGTCAAATTTGTTTGTCGACAATGGTTATCTGGCACATGCGATTGTGGCAGATCCTGACACAGGTTGTTCGGGGACGGGGGGAAATGCTTCAGGCAGTGAAGACTATAAAAAGCTGGTCAATAAAACAGGTGGAACCTATGGCAACATATGCCAGGCTGATTATGGCGCAACACTGGATATCATTATCCAGCAGGCACGAGGCGGACGTTATCAATTAACCGAAAAGGATGTTCCCTATTCCCGCATCCAGGTCACCGTCAATGGTGTTGAAATACTTCCCTTGAGTGGTGAAAACGGCTTTTTATATAATTTCGCAAGCAGAACGATCACATTTTTTGGAACCGCCATTCCCCAGGAAGGTGCGGAAGTCATAGTGACCTATAAGTATCCTCAACTCAATCCCGGTTTTCTGAACCTCCCGGAAAACACTGAGCCTTTGGAACGGCAAAAGAATCACTAG